A region of the Desulfomicrobium macestii genome:
GTGATCGCGGATCTGGATCTTGAGACCCGGATGGCCAAGGCGCGGCGGGCCAAAGTCTCCTACTATACCCGCGTGCGGCATGAGAAGAGTACGGAGATCATCGAAGTGAGCGCCACCCGGCCCGTATTCGGGGCCATGGTCAGTCTCGGACGGCTCAAGGTCACGGACCAGGTTACGGGATACGACCGCATCAGCACGCGCGGCGGACGGAACCTTGGCACCGTGCCCCTCGACATGCCTCCGCTGGTCTTCGAGACGCAAGGGGTCTGGATCGCCATCCCCGAGTCCGTGCGCAGGCAGGTGGAAGGGCAGATGGCCCACTTCATGGGCGGCATCCATGCCCTGGAGCACGCCGCCATAGGCATGATGCCTCTTCTGGTCATGACGGACAGGAACGATCTGGGCGGGATATCCATCCCGTTTCATCCACAGGTCGGCTCCGCGGCCGTGTTCATCTACGACGGCCTGCCCGGCGGGTGCGGGTTGGCCGAACAGGCCCACGCCGAATACGAAACACTGCTTGAGCGCACCGCCCGCGTGATCCGGGACTGCGCGTGTGAAAACGGGTGTCCGGCCTGCGTGCATTCCCCCAAGTGCGGCTCCGGCAACAGGCCCATCGCCAAGGGTGCGGCCTTGATGGTGCTGGAGGGAATCATGAACGCCGCCCCGCCGGTGGAAGCCGCATCGCAGGAGTTCGCGACCCCCCGCATCGAGATGGCCGAGCCGCCTGCCGTTGCCGTTCAGGATGCAGTGTTGAACCCGCTGCCGCCGGATTTTCGCTACGCGGTTCTGGATCTGGAAACCCGGCGTTCCGCGCAGGAGGTCGGGGGCTGGCACCGGGCCGACCTGATGGGGGTCAGCTGCGTGGTCGTCTATGACTCGGGGGTCGATGATTTTCGTGACTACGGGCAGGAGGACGTGCCGCGTCTGGTAGGGGAGCTGGTGGAGTTCGATCTGGTGGTCGGGTTCAATATCCTGCGCTTCGACTATGCCGTGCTGGGCGGCTTGAGCCGTTTTGATTTTTCAAGTCTGCCCACCCTGGACATCCTGAGGAGTGTCCATGAGACCCTTGGGTATCGCCTGTCCCTCGATCATCTGGCCCGCGAGACGCTGGGCGCAGCCAAAAGCGCCAGCGGCATGCAGGCCCTGGCCTGGTGGAAGGAGGGACGTCTCGCCGACATCATTTCCTATTGCCGCCAGGACGTGGCCGTGACCCGCGATCTTTTTCTCTTCGGCGTGAGGCATGGGCACCTGCTCTTTCGCAACAAGGCCGAAAAGATCGTGCGCGTGCCCGTGGATTGGGCCGTGAATTGGGAGGGATAGACGTGGCCGGGTCTTGCCAAGGGCGGCGGACAGGTTTACCGCCCTCCATGTTTTGATAAAACGTGAAAGGAAAAATTTCATGACACCCACTCCGGATACCACTCCCGCCAATGGCCGTGCGGGGCGCAAGCGTTTCGTCGTATTGATCGTCTTCATCCTCATCGTCGGAATCGGCGTCCTGCAGTACGTGCGCGGTCTGGGACGGGTGTCCACGGACGACGCCTTTGTCGATGGCCGAATCTATCAGATAACGCCACGGGTGGACGGGTACATTTTGCAGGATCTGGTCGAGGACAACCAGCTCGTGGAGGAGGGGCAGCCGCTCCTGGTTCTCGACCCCGTCGGTTACGAGGTGGGCGTGGCCCAGGCGCGGGCCGATCTGGCCACGGCCGAGGCGCAACTGGAGTCCCTGCGCAAGGGCGTGCCCCTGCAGAAAAGCCAGACCGAATTCCAGGTCCTGGGCGCGCGGGCCCAACTCGACAGCTTGATGCGCAGCCTGGATCAGGCCCGCCTGGAAGAGGCCGCGGCCAGACAGATGGTGCTGCAGGCCGAGGCGGAGCTCAAGAATGCGGAGCTTGGTTTCAACCGTCTTTTCGAATTGCGCCAGGGCGGGGTCGTTGCCGAATCCGCTTTGGACGAAGCCCGCTCCGGGCTGGACAGCGCCCGCGCAAGGACTGCAGCCGCCCGAGACAAGGCGGATGCGGCGGAGCGCAATCGGGCCTCGCTGCGTGAAAATGTGGCGCGCCTTCAGGCCAACATCGGTCTGGCCCAGACCGGGCACGAGGTGGCTTCAATCAAGGATCTGGAGGTGGCGGCCCAGGAGGCGCGGGTGGACCTGGCCCGGGCAAAGGTGCGCAAGGCCGAGCTCGATCTGGGCTACACCCGCATCCTGGCTCCGGCAAAAGGGCATGTGACCAAGAAGCGGGTTCAGGTCGGGCAGATCGTGACAGCAGGGCAGCCCATCATGGCGCTTGTGCCCCTGCACCAGGACCAGCTCTGGATCACGGCCAATTTCAAGGAGACCCAACTGGCCCGGGTGCGGCCCGGACAGAGGGTCGATATCGAGGTGGACACTTTTCCCGACCGGGAGTTCTCAGGCCGGGTGGAGTCGGTCATGGCCGGTACGGGAGCGGTTTTTTCCCTCTTTCCCCCGGAGAACGCCATGGGCAACTACGTGAAGGTAGTGCAGCGCATTCCGGTCAAGATCGTTCTTGAATCGGCCAATGCGACGGACAGCCTGCGGCTGGGCATGAGCGTCGTCCCGACCATCCATCTGGACTAGATCCATGGCTCCGGCGCGCGCCACGGGCAAGTGGCTCATCACCCTCAGCGTCATGATCCCGACGCTGCTGGAAATACTCGATACCTCCATCGCCAACGTGGCGCTGGGGCATATCCAGGGCTCCCTGTCCGCCGGTCAGGACGAGGTGACCTGGGTTCTGACCTCCTATCTGGTCGCCAACGCCATCGTCATTCCCATGAGCGGCTGGCTGGCCCGGATCATGGGGCGCAAGAACTACCTCATGGCCTCGGTGACCCTATTCACCCTGGCCTCCATGCTTTGCGGCCTGGCCCAGAGCCTTGAAGCACTGGTCGTGTTCCGGATCATCCAGGGCATCGGAGGCGGCGGCCTGCAGCCCATGTCCCAGGCCATCCTGCTTGAGACCTTTCCGCCCCGGCAGCGCGGGCTGGCCATGGCCATCTTCGCCATGGGCGCCGTCCTTGGCCCTATCCTGGGGCCGCTGCTTGGCGGGTACATCACGGACAATTATTCCTGGATCTGGATATTCTACATCAACGTGCCGCTGGGCATTCTGTCCCTTTTCATGTGCTGGTCCTTCATCTTCGACCCCTCCTATCAAGAGCGCCGCGTGGCCGGGGAAAAGGTGGACTATCTGGGCCTTGCGCTCCTGTCCGTGGGGCTTGGCTGCCTGCAGATCGTGCTCGACAAGGGGCAGGGAGACGACTGGTTCGCCTCGCAGCACATAGTGATACTGAGCATCCTGGCCGCGATCTGCCTGTGCGCGCTGGTGTGGTGGGAGCTTCGGCATTCCAACCCGATCATCAATCTGCGCACCTTCCGCTATCCCAATTTCGCGGCCGGCAACGTGGTCATGTTTTTCGGATTTTTCGCGTTTTTCGGGTCCATCGTGCTTTTGCCCATGTATCTGCAGAACCTGATGGGCTACACGTCCTATCTGGCAGGTCTGGTCCTTGGGCCAAGCGGAGCCATCATGCTCCTGCTCCTGCCCGTTGCGGGGAAACTCACGGAAAAGATCGACGCCCGTTTTCTGCTTTGTTTCGGACTGACGGTTTCGGGGTTTTCACTTCTGTTCATGTCCAATTTCACCCTGCAGATCGACATCGATACGGCCATTCACGGGCGTAACATCCAGGCCATCGGCATCGCCTTCTTCTTCGTGCCGCTGTCGTATCTGACCATGGCCTTCATCCCGCGCGAGAGCATGAACAACGCCTCGGCCCTCTTCAATCTGCTGCGCAATCTGGGCGGGTCCTTCGGCACGGCCTTCGTGACCACGATCCTGGCGCGCCGGGCCCAGGTGCACCAGCATCATCTGGTCGAACACCTGACGCCCTACGATCCACCGTTCACGCAGGCCCGCGACGCCCTGGAAAAATTCATGGGGCTCGATCCCGTGCAGGCCGCAGGAGTCATCTACAGCCATGTGCTCAAGCAGGCCGCATACATGGCCTACGTGGACGTCTTCTACATCCAGGCCCTGTTCTTCTTTGGATTGGCGGTGTTCATGTGGATCATCAAAAGGCCCGACCACGGCACGCACATGCCCGAAGGCATGCACTAGGACCCGGGCTGGGAGGGCAGGAAGACGGCGCGGATCCGCGTATCGTGTTCCAGGGCAAGCTCAAGGCGGCGCTGAAGGATTTTCCGGCCGTCCAAGATCCAGTGCGAAAAGTCGCGGTCCGGGCGCGGCTCCAGGGTGACCTTCTGCCCTTGAAAATACAGCCCTTCATATTCCCCGGGCGTATCCTGCCCATCGATCAGGACCGGTTCAGGGCTCTGCACCTGGCAGGCAACAACCTCTGGCGCTTTCAGATCGGCCACGGATTCGGCCATGAGGAGAGCGCGGCGCTCAAGCAGATAGGATAACGCCAGTTCTTCGTCGAAGCATTCAATTCCGGTCTCTTTTTCCAGCCGCGCATAGTGATCGACGCGCTCCGTGAGCCATTCCCGGCTCAGGCGGTGGTTGATGCTCCAGGTCAGCCGCCACAGCATCTCTTCTCTGAAACGCGGGCTCGAATCCCACATCCCTTTGAAGACAGAGGCCCGCATGCCGTGGGCGTCGCGGAAGTTCTTCCAGCCTGCCCGGTTGGCGGGAATTCCGTTTGCACGAAGCCCGGCAAAGGCCAGGTCGGCATCCCATAGCACGCTGCGCCAGCGTGGGGCAGGCTCCGTCTCGTCCAGCAGAAAGGCTCCCTGATTCCAGTCCTGCCATTGCAGAAAGGCAAAGGTGGTCATGGCATTCATGAAGTCGCTCATGTCCAGTATGCCTGACACGCGGTCATAGTCCCACAGGCCGAAGAAAGGGTCGACGCGCAGGCGCAGGGCTTTGTACCGGGCCGTGTCCAGGACCGAGTTTTCGGATTCGAGCATGTAAAAGGCGAAGTCCTCGTGTCCGAGCTTGCGCTCCCAGTGGGTGCGGTTGACGTGTTCGCTGGCCAGGCCCAGACCGAGATTCTCGCCGTTTCTGCAAAGCAGGATGGGAGCATAGTCCGGCGTGATCGATCCGATGCGCCGGGCCACGTCGAAGGCGAGCATATTCACGAAGCCGGGGATCAGGTTCTTTTCCGTGCGTGTGACCACCTTGCGGATCTTCATTTCCGAACCATCAAGGAACGCCGCGCCGGGGACACTTTTCTGCCCGTAGCTGTTGCGAAAATAGAGGCGAAAACAGTGCAGCATGTCGCGCGTGTCGCGATTGCCCTGCAGGCGGATTCCAGCGGGCGCGGCCAGGAGCTCCCGTCCGTTTTGCATGACCACGACTCCTGCCGGGCGCTCCCAGTTCCGTCCGCGTTCGCGGCTGTGGGCCTTGAGCCCGGTTTCCGGATCATGGAGATCTTCGTCCGCGACGCGAATGGCCACCACCCGCATGGCGGAATCGGCCAAGGGAAGTGCGTCTTTTCGGGCCGCGGCGATCAGGGCCGAGGCATCCTGTTTTTGTCTTGGGATGGTTACGGGGAGACCCTGCTTGGCGAGCAGGGACGACTTGCGCGAACTGCCCAGATCGTCCCTGAGCACGGCGATGCGCCAGGAGCGCTCCTCTCCCCAATGGTGCAGGCGCAGTCCGAAGTAGACCAGAATCAGGCCGCAGAGGACCAGCAGCAGGACCGAAAGGCGTCGCAGAGACCTTGGCATCAGATGCTGACCTGGTCGTTGAACATGGAGACGGTGGCCCCTTGGGCGCAGGTCAGGGCGTGTCCGCGTACGCGGGTCAGCAGGTCGGGACTGCCCTTGGCGAAGCGCAGGGTCACTGCCGCGCCTTCGCCGGTTTCAACCACGGAGATGACCCGTACGCCGGCAATGCCGGTGACGCTGGGCAGGAATTCCGTCGAGGACGATTCGGCGTTGCTTCCGGGCAGGTTGACCAGGATCGTGCCCTGTTCGCTGGCGGCCAGGGGCAGGCCGCGCCAATTGATGAGGAACAGGCCGAAGGTCGAAACGGCCAGCAGGATGAGCAGGAAAAGGAGGTTGAAGGTCGCGCAGGAAATCGCGGTGGCGATGGTCAGCATGATGAATCCGACTTCTTCGGGCTCCTTGATGGGCGTACGGAAACGGACGATGGACAGCGCGCCAAGCAGGCCCAGCGACAGGGGCAGGGAAAACTGTACGCAGATGAAGATCGCCGTGACCGAAATGCCCAGAAGCGGAAAGGAGCGATAGGCGAGGCTCCCTGTGCCGCGCGGCCGGTAGAAGCGGACATAGAGGCGCGAGATGTACAGGGACGCGAAGAAGGAGACCAGGAGCAGGATGAAGAAGGTGGTCAGGCCGATGTTCGCCATCTCTTCATGACCGGATGTTCCTGATTTGATCAGCGCCTCGTATATGTTGGCCAGAAAATCCACGCTGCTCGGGATGAGTTCGTTCACGAAAGGTCTCCTTAGATATGGTGCTGCATCAGGCTCTGGTAGCAGTGCAGGTATTTGGAAAAGGAATCGGGCCGCAGGCCCATGGTCATGAGGGGCGCGAGATATTGAGGGAGGCTCGCGAGACTTCCCTTCGTTTCGATCACGGCGAAAGAGAGCATCGGCGATCCTGCTGGGCCGGGACAGGACAGGGCGTGACGCGATGCGTGGATGTCCTGATCCAGGGCGATGCGGACGCCGGTCATGGGATCAATGAAGCGCATCCTGCGATAGCTGACCACAAAAACAGGACGGGTCGAGGCGCAAAGCCCCACGCCTTTCGTGGCGAGCAGGGCGGGTAGGGCCGCCAGTTCAGGATCGCCCAGGGACATCCCCGCGAGCTCCAGTCCTGTGCGTGAGACCCGTATGCGCACCTTGCGCTGCAGGCCGCCTTCCTTGATTTTGGCTTCGAGGACGGCCGGCCCGTTGTCGGGCTTGAAATCCCAGTCCCCGTACCAGCGCAGGCGGACCTTGGCCTTGAAGTAGGTGCTGTCGATCTTTTCAGTCAGAAATTGCAGGTCGAGGGTGTCGTAATAGATGCTGTGCACCGTGGCCGCAGCGAAATTTGGATCGGGCAGGCAGTGCGCGCTGATGATGGCCCTGGCCAAAAGGGCCTGGGCCATGTCGAGGACATATTTTTTTTCGGTGCGTGATTCCATGTGTTATTGGCCTTGCGTTCCATGCCTGAGTCAGCATGCAAAGCCGCACCTTGTGCACAACGAAGTAAAATCGCAAGCATTTGTTGGAGGCCAAAGAAAAGGGGGCGCCGAGCCCCCCCCCTCTTTAGGTTGAAAAGCCGGGTTATTCCTTGCTTATGGCTTCCACCGGACAGGCGTCGATGGCGTCCTGGGCGCATTCGGCTGTGGAGTCCGGGGCCGTGACCATGGCTTTTTCTTCGCCGTCGATCATGGCAAAAACTTCAGGACAAAGTTCCACACAACTTTCGCAGCCGATGCATTCTTCGTGGTCGATCACTATGGTCATGATTCCTCCAGGTTGGGGTTACGTTTGGTTTTTGCCATACAGCTTTCCAGATGTCCGTGCAAGCCGTGGTGCGTTTGGGATTGCTTGATCGTTTTTTTCGTTGGCATGAATTTGGCTCATGCTTAGGCGGAGGATTCCCATGCGAGAACCAACACCTGAAATCATGCGCGACGTGTCGGCGCGGCTTTCCCGCCCCGGGCCTGGCAAGCGGGCCATGGAAGGCGCGGCAGAGCCCTTTGGCGGTATAAACGGCGTTGATGGAGAGCATCCCGGCGGGAACGCTTTTGGTCAACACTTTGACATTTTTGCCCGGGAGCAGCAGCTCCGGCCCGCCAGTTGGGTCATCTGCTGGTCGGATCTGATGATGACCATGTTCATCATGTTCGCCGCGCTCTACATCTTTCAACTGCCCAAAATTCAATATAAATCGGTTTCGGAATTCTCCGTGCAGGCCTTGCCGCTGGGGACCGAAACCATTCCGCCCCAGGCTTTGGCCGGATCGATTCTGGATCGTCTGCACGACCGCTTGCGTGATCTGATCGCGCGCGATGGCCTGCAAGCCGTGGTCATGGTGCAGTCGGTTCCGGGAAAATCACTGCATGTGGTGCTCCCGGGCGATTTTCTTTTTGAAGGAAGTGGCACCGTTCTGCGGGGCGATGTCAAAAAAACGCTGCTGGACATGGGCGAAATCCTGGGCAGCGCGCCGCATGTTCTGTCCGTGGTCGGCCATGCGGCGCCCGATGGTGCGGCGGTGGGGGCCATGGGCCCCTGGGAGCTGTCGGTGGCCATGGCCTCCGATGTGGCGAATTTCTTGATGCTGGACGCGGGTCTGTCCGCCGGGCGCATGCTCGTGGCCGGGTACGGGGATCAGCGCCCGTTGGTGGATGGTGACGGCATCCGCGTCGGCTGGCGCGTGGAATTGGTCTTGAGTTCGGAAAATCCGACGGAGCCTCTGCCCACGGTGAGTGCCCCGACCGGAGATGGGTTTCGGCAATGGCTTGCCGCATCGAAGCCGGGAGAGCGATGATGGAAGGAAAAACGATTCTGGGCCTGCTGCTCTGCGCCCTGATTTTTGGAGCAGGTTTCGTGATCAGCGGTGATGTGGGACAGTATTTCAACCTGTCCGCGTTCCTGATCGTCTTCGGCGGCTGCCTGGGCACGGCCATCGCCAGCTTCCGGATGGAACGCCTCGGGTATGTGGGCAAGGTGCTGCGCAATTCCTACCGCTCGCGAATGAAGGAGCCGTCCGCCATAGTCGAGATATTGGTGGACCTGTCGGTCAAGAGCCGGATTCGCGGGCTGCACACCCTGGTCGAGGACGAGCGCGAGACCTCCATCATGTTTCTGCGGCGGGCCCTTGGTTTTGTGGTCGACAACTACTCCCGGGAGCAAACCACCGACATCCTGAACACGGAGATGTATTTCTTCAAGCAGCGCCGTGATGAATCCGAGCGCGTGCTGCGGGTCATGGCCGATATCTGTCCGGCCATCGGGCTGGCGGGCAGCGTGGTGGGGCTTATCGGCATGCTTTCCGGCGTGAATGACACGGGGGTTGTGCTGGCGACCATTCCCATTGCCCTGACTTCGACTCTTTACGGCGTCATCCTGGCCAATTTCGTCTTCCTGCCGCTGGCTGCGCGGATTCGCGAGGTCACGGACCACGAACTTCTGCTCCAGAAGATCATCATCGAGGGCGTGCGGGCCATTCAGAGCGAACTGAACCCCCGCGTGCTCGAAGTGAAGCTCAAATCCTTTCTCACCCCGTCGGCGCGAGAGGGGCAGCTTGTCTCCCTGGCACGCATTAAGGAACGCTTCCAGATCCGGGAGCGCGAAGAGGATGCCCCGCGCATGGCCGCGCCGGAGGAGGTTGGAGCCGCCCTGTGATGCGCCCGCTCAAACTTCAGGCGAGTTCTGTCCGGCCAGCGCCTTCAGGATCACGTCCCGGTCGACCATGCCGAGCAGGCGCCCTTTTTCGTCGGCGACCACCAGGCGCTTGACCCCGTTGTCCACGAGGGTGCGGATGACTTCGCTCAAGGGGGTATCCGGGCTTACGCTGAGTACCTCGCGGGACATGACTTCCTCGGCGGTGCCTTCAAGCGTTGCGGGCACGGCCTCGCGTTGGGTCAGGACGCCGAGGATCTTGGCCACCAGCGTGGGAGAGTTCTGACGCACGAAGCACTGCAAAAGATCCCAGTCGTGAATGATGCCGCGGATCGTCCTGTCCGCATCCACGATGACCACCCGGCGTAGAGGAGACGCGACAAGTTTTTTCAGAATGTCGGTCAATGGCGCGTCCGGAGCGGCGGTGGGCACGTCCGTGAACAAGACGTCACGGGCAAAGGCGTGCACTCCCTCGGGCAGGACGTCGAGATGCGCCGCCAGCGCGGAGGTGCGTCCGATGGCCGCGAGCACGTCCGCACGGCTGACGATGCCCATCAGCGTCCCGTCTTCGGCCGTGACCGGCAGGCGCTTGATGTTGCGGGTCGCCATCAGTTTAAGGGCGTCCGTGACCGTGGTCGTGATATTGAGGGTCGTGACCGGAGCCGACATGATGTCGCGCGCTTTGAGTCCTTCGAATTCCAGGCAATGGCTGTGCGTGTGGCGCAGTCCGGACGGCACGTGGCCGTGCATGTCCAGCCGCAGGGGCATGCGTGCACGGGACAGCAGGTCGCCGCCGGTGATTATGCCGGCAATACGCCCGGCCTCCATGAC
Encoded here:
- a CDS encoding DHA2 family efflux MFS transporter permease subunit, whose protein sequence is MAPARATGKWLITLSVMIPTLLEILDTSIANVALGHIQGSLSAGQDEVTWVLTSYLVANAIVIPMSGWLARIMGRKNYLMASVTLFTLASMLCGLAQSLEALVVFRIIQGIGGGGLQPMSQAILLETFPPRQRGLAMAIFAMGAVLGPILGPLLGGYITDNYSWIWIFYINVPLGILSLFMCWSFIFDPSYQERRVAGEKVDYLGLALLSVGLGCLQIVLDKGQGDDWFASQHIVILSILAAICLCALVWWELRHSNPIINLRTFRYPNFAAGNVVMFFGFFAFFGSIVLLPMYLQNLMGYTSYLAGLVLGPSGAIMLLLLPVAGKLTEKIDARFLLCFGLTVSGFSLLFMSNFTLQIDIDTAIHGRNIQAIGIAFFFVPLSYLTMAFIPRESMNNASALFNLLRNLGGSFGTAFVTTILARRAQVHQHHLVEHLTPYDPPFTQARDALEKFMGLDPVQAAGVIYSHVLKQAAYMAYVDVFYIQALFFFGLAVFMWIIKRPDHGTHMPEGMH
- a CDS encoding OmpA/MotB family protein; the encoded protein is MREPTPEIMRDVSARLSRPGPGKRAMEGAAEPFGGINGVDGEHPGGNAFGQHFDIFAREQQLRPASWVICWSDLMMTMFIMFAALYIFQLPKIQYKSVSEFSVQALPLGTETIPPQALAGSILDRLHDRLRDLIARDGLQAVVMVQSVPGKSLHVVLPGDFLFEGSGTVLRGDVKKTLLDMGEILGSAPHVLSVVGHAAPDGAAVGAMGPWELSVAMASDVANFLMLDAGLSAGRMLVAGYGDQRPLVDGDGIRVGWRVELVLSSENPTEPLPTVSAPTGDGFRQWLAASKPGER
- a CDS encoding ferredoxin, which codes for MTIVIDHEECIGCESCVELCPEVFAMIDGEEKAMVTAPDSTAECAQDAIDACPVEAISKE
- a CDS encoding HlyD family secretion protein, which gives rise to MTPTPDTTPANGRAGRKRFVVLIVFILIVGIGVLQYVRGLGRVSTDDAFVDGRIYQITPRVDGYILQDLVEDNQLVEEGQPLLVLDPVGYEVGVAQARADLATAEAQLESLRKGVPLQKSQTEFQVLGARAQLDSLMRSLDQARLEEAAARQMVLQAEAELKNAELGFNRLFELRQGGVVAESALDEARSGLDSARARTAAARDKADAAERNRASLRENVARLQANIGLAQTGHEVASIKDLEVAAQEARVDLARAKVRKAELDLGYTRILAPAKGHVTKKRVQVGQIVTAGQPIMALVPLHQDQLWITANFKETQLARVRPGQRVDIEVDTFPDREFSGRVESVMAGTGAVFSLFPPENAMGNYVKVVQRIPVKIVLESANATDSLRLGMSVVPTIHLD
- a CDS encoding motility protein A; translated protein: MEGKTILGLLLCALIFGAGFVISGDVGQYFNLSAFLIVFGGCLGTAIASFRMERLGYVGKVLRNSYRSRMKEPSAIVEILVDLSVKSRIRGLHTLVEDERETSIMFLRRALGFVVDNYSREQTTDILNTEMYFFKQRRDESERVLRVMADICPAIGLAGSVVGLIGMLSGVNDTGVVLATIPIALTSTLYGVILANFVFLPLAARIREVTDHELLLQKIIIEGVRAIQSELNPRVLEVKLKSFLTPSAREGQLVSLARIKERFQIREREEDAPRMAAPEEVGAAL
- a CDS encoding DUF190 domain-containing protein; protein product: MVKLIDVRILKIFVGEAARHNGSPLHEVIVDEARRRGMAGASVCRGFMGFGASNLLHTAKTLRLAEDLPIIVEIVDTPSRIADFLPVADALVEEGSIVVQDGQAIFHLPMRIRDVMTEQVVTVDTLTPLHEVVDLLLHKEVKAVPVMEAGRIAGIITGGDLLSRARMPLRLDMHGHVPSGLRHTHSHCLEFEGLKARDIMSAPVTTLNITTTVTDALKLMATRNIKRLPVTAEDGTLMGIVSRADVLAAIGRTSALAAHLDVLPEGVHAFARDVLFTDVPTAAPDAPLTDILKKLVASPLRRVVIVDADRTIRGIIHDWDLLQCFVRQNSPTLVAKILGVLTQREAVPATLEGTAEEVMSREVLSVSPDTPLSEVIRTLVDNGVKRLVVADEKGRLLGMVDRDVILKALAGQNSPEV
- a CDS encoding CotH family protein, whose protein sequence is MPRSLRRLSVLLLVLCGLILVYFGLRLHHWGEERSWRIAVLRDDLGSSRKSSLLAKQGLPVTIPRQKQDASALIAAARKDALPLADSAMRVVAIRVADEDLHDPETGLKAHSRERGRNWERPAGVVVMQNGRELLAAPAGIRLQGNRDTRDMLHCFRLYFRNSYGQKSVPGAAFLDGSEMKIRKVVTRTEKNLIPGFVNMLAFDVARRIGSITPDYAPILLCRNGENLGLGLASEHVNRTHWERKLGHEDFAFYMLESENSVLDTARYKALRLRVDPFFGLWDYDRVSGILDMSDFMNAMTTFAFLQWQDWNQGAFLLDETEPAPRWRSVLWDADLAFAGLRANGIPANRAGWKNFRDAHGMRASVFKGMWDSSPRFREEMLWRLTWSINHRLSREWLTERVDHYARLEKETGIECFDEELALSYLLERRALLMAESVADLKAPEVVACQVQSPEPVLIDGQDTPGEYEGLYFQGQKVTLEPRPDRDFSHWILDGRKILQRRLELALEHDTRIRAVFLPSQPGS
- a CDS encoding DUF4956 domain-containing protein; amino-acid sequence: MNELIPSSVDFLANIYEALIKSGTSGHEEMANIGLTTFFILLLVSFFASLYISRLYVRFYRPRGTGSLAYRSFPLLGISVTAIFICVQFSLPLSLGLLGALSIVRFRTPIKEPEEVGFIMLTIATAISCATFNLLFLLILLAVSTFGLFLINWRGLPLAASEQGTILVNLPGSNAESSSTEFLPSVTGIAGVRVISVVETGEGAAVTLRFAKGSPDLLTRVRGHALTCAQGATVSMFNDQVSI
- a CDS encoding polyphosphate polymerase domain-containing protein; translation: MESRTEKKYVLDMAQALLARAIISAHCLPDPNFAAATVHSIYYDTLDLQFLTEKIDSTYFKAKVRLRWYGDWDFKPDNGPAVLEAKIKEGGLQRKVRIRVSRTGLELAGMSLGDPELAALPALLATKGVGLCASTRPVFVVSYRRMRFIDPMTGVRIALDQDIHASRHALSCPGPAGSPMLSFAVIETKGSLASLPQYLAPLMTMGLRPDSFSKYLHCYQSLMQHHI